One genomic window of Medicago truncatula cultivar Jemalong A17 chromosome 1, MtrunA17r5.0-ANR, whole genome shotgun sequence includes the following:
- the LOC25484504 gene encoding pheophytinase, chloroplastic, producing MEVTSAVHSVGFLKQLERFNSTNNGPLFLSTKTTTPKNTLLHCYLHPNQLSTKNNGGRNSKSVIINSTSSSAASIETSGSLSEVEKIKQKCLKWKWKGEYSINYFVSSDSAKSNNPPLLLVHGFGASIPHWRRNIKTLSENYTVYAIDLLGFGASDKPPGFSYTMETWAELILDFLDEVVQKPTVLIGNSVGSLACVIAAASGIIRPDSSETLVRGIVLLNCSGGMNNKAIVDDWRIKLLLPLLWLIDFLLNQKGIASAIFERVKQRENLRNILSSVYGNKESVDDELVEIIREPANAEGALDAFVSIVTGPPGPNPVQLVPKITLPILLLWGDEDPFTPIDGPVGKYFSSLPSQQENVQLFMLEGVGHCPHDDRPELVHEKLLPWLATL from the exons ATGGAAGTGACAAGTGCTGTTCATTCAGTTGGGTTTCTCAAACAACTTGAAAGGTTCAACAGCACCAATAATGGACCCTTGTTCCTATCCACAAAAACCACTACACCAAAGAACACTCTTCTTCATTGTTATCTTCATCCAAACCAATTAAGCACCAAAAACAATGGTGGTAGAAACAGTAAAAGTGTGATCATCAACTCAACTTCTTCTTCTGCTGCTTCCATAGAAACTTCAGGATCATTATCTGAAGTTGAAAAGATAAAGCAGAAATGTCTTAAGTGGAAGTGGAAGGGTGAATattctataaattattttgtttcttcaGATTCTGCAAAGTCCAATAACCCTCCTCTGTTACTTGTCCATGGCTTTGGTGCTTCCATTCCTCACTGGCGCAG gaaTATCAAAACACTGTCTGAGAATTATACTGTTTATGCTATTGATCTTCTTGGTTTTGGAGCATCAGATAAGCCACCAGGCTTTTCATATACCATGGAAACATGGGCCGAG TTGATCTTGGATTTCTTGGATGAAGTTGTTCAGAAGCCAACAGTACTAATAGGAAACTCTGTTGGAAGTCTTGCTTGTGTCATTGCTGCTGCTTCAGGCAT TATTCGACCAGATTCAAGTGAAACTCTAGTTAGAGGAATTGTGCTATTAAATTGTTCTGGTGGCATGAACAACAAAGCAATTGTTGATGATTGGAGGATCAAGTTACTCCTACCCTTGCTTTGGctgattgattttttattgaatcaaaagGGAATTGCCTCTGCAATTTTTGAGCGTGTTAAACAAAG AGAGAATTTGAGGAACATCTTGAGTTCAGTGTATGGAAATAAAGAGTCTGTGGATGATGAACTTGTGGAG ATCATTAGGGAACCGGCGAATGCTGAAGGAGCCTTAGATGCATTTGTATCGATTGTAACAGGGCCACCAGGGCCTAATCCAGTGCAATTGGTGCCAAAAATCACATTGCCTATTTTACTTTTATGGGGAGATGAAGATCCCTTTACTCCAATTGATGGACCTGTTGGAAAGTACTTTTCTTCATTGCCTTCTCAACAAGAAAATGTTCAACTTTTCATGCTTGAAGGGGTTGGACATTGTCCTCATGATGACAGGCCTGAATTAGTCCATGAAAAATTGCTTCCATGGTTGGCCACTCTTTAA
- the LOC25484505 gene encoding isoflavone 7-O-methyltransferase: MVSTNDQLEALELFQGQSLLYTHMYASLKPMSLKCAVQLNIPEIIYNHGKPITLPDLVSTLKVPLAKSSLVKRLMRFLAHIGIFAIHGKGEDDHDQTYALTPASKLLSKSCSKDHCLTPMVLMCTDPIFMSLFHQLGDLIHGEVPNLSEGALGVTLWEFLEEKPAYSSLFNEAMASNSQMVSLALKNCSEVFEGIESIVDVGGGNGTTAKIICEAFPKVKCLVFDVPHVVANSSCESQNVSYVGGDIFKSIPKADAIMLKSILHDWSDENCIKILKTCKDSVSSKGRKGKVIIIDILINEKDDEKDITQQNLIMDISMMAFDGGKERTEKEWKHLFIEAGFKDYKIFPLFSYESLIEVYP; the protein is encoded by the exons ATGGTATCAACAAATGACCAATTAGAAGCACTTGAACTCTTTCAAGGTCAATCTCTCTTATACACACACATGTATGCATCTCTAAAACCCATGTCTCTCAAATGTGCTGTTCAACTAAACATTCCAGAAATAATATATAACCATGGAAAACCCATTACTCTCCCTGACTTAGTTTCAACTCTAAAAGTTCCACTAGCTAAGTCTAGTCTTGTCAAAAGACTCATGCGATTTCTAGCACACATTGGAATCTTTGCAATCCATGGGAAAGGAGAAGATGATCATGATCAAACATATGCTTTGACTCCTGCATCAAAGCTCCTTTCAAAATCATGCAGCAAAGACCATTGTTTAACACCAATGGTTCTTATGTGTACTGATCCAATTTTTATGAGTTTATTTCATCAATTGGGTGATTTGATTCATGGGGAAGTTCCAAATTTATCTGAGGGAGCCTTAGGAGTAACTTTGTGGGAATTTTTGGAGGAAAAACCTGCATATAGTAGTCTCTTCAATGAAGCCATGGCAAGTAATTCTCAAATGGTAAGCTTGGCTTTGAAAAATTGTAGTGAGGTCTTTGAGGGGATAGAATCTATTGTGGATGTTGGTGGTGGAAATGGAACGACGGCTAAAATTATATGTGAGGCTTTTCCTAAGGTCAAATGTCTTGTTTTTGACGTTCCACATGTTGTCGCAAACTCATCATGTGAGAGTCAAAATGTAAGTTATGTTGGTGGGGACATCTTCAAATCTATCCCCAAAGCTGATGCAATTATGTTAAAG TCAATTTTACATGACTGGAGTGATGAAAATTGCATAAAGATTCTGAAAACTTGTAAGGATTCTGTTTCAAGCAAGGGCAGAAAAGGAAAAGTGATTATTATAGATATACTAATAAATGAAAAGGATGATGAGAAAGATATTACTCAACAAAATCTGATTATGGATATAAGTATGATGGCATTTGATGGTGGAAAAGAGAGAACTGAAAAAGAATGGAAGCACCTCTTCATTGAAGCAGGGTTCAAAGACTACAAAATATTTCCATTATTTTCCTATGAATCTCTTATTGAAGTCTATCCTTAG
- the LOC25484506 gene encoding isoflavone-7-O-methyltransferase 9 gives MASTNNQLEATELFEGQSLLYMHMFGFLKSMALKWAIQLNIPDIIYNHGKPITLSDLVSTLQVPISKQSLVERLMRFLAHNGIFVIHEKGENDDDDDQAYALTPASKLLSKSCCKDHCLTPMVLMSTDPILMGKFHQLGDWICGEIPTLYEAALGSTVWEFLEGKPEYLSLFNQAMASDSQMVNLALKNCSKVFEGIDSIVDVGGGTGTTARIICEAFPKLKCVVYDLPQVVANLSSACDNLSYVGGDMFKSIPQADAIMLKWILHDWTDEICIKILKTCKESVSSNGKKGKVIIMDIIINEEDDEKDMTETKLCLDLIMMGINGKERTGKEWKHLFVEAGFKDYKIFPLFGFRSLIEAYP, from the exons ATGGCTTCAACAAATAACCAGTTAGAAGCAACTGAACTTTTTGAAGGCCAATCTCTCTTATACATGCACATGTTTGGTTTTCTAAAATCCATGGCTCTTAAATGGGCTATTCAACTAAACATTCCAGACATAATCTACAACCATGGAAAACCTATTACTCTCTCTGACTTAGTTTCAACTCTACAAGTTCCAATATCTAAACAAAGTCTTGTGGAAAGACTCATGCGTTTTCTAGCACACAATGGAATATTTGTAATCCATGAGAAAggtgaaaatgatgatgatgatgatcaagCATATGCTTTGACTCCTGCATCAAAACTCCTTTCAAAATCATGTTGCAAAGACCATTGTTTAACACCAATGGTTCTTATGTCTACTGATCCAATTTTGATGGGTAAATTTCATCAATTGGGTGATTGGATTTGTGGAGAAATTCCAACTTTATATGAGGCAGCTTTAGGATCAACTGTGTGGGAATTTCTTGAGGGAAAACCTGAATATTTGAGTCTGTTTAATCAGGCTATGGCTAGTGATTCTCAAATGGTGAATTTGGCTTTGAAAAATTGTAGTAAGGTGTTTGAAGGGATTGATTCTATTGTGGATGTTGGTGGTGGAACTGGAACCACAGCTAGAATTATATGTGAGGCTTTTCCTAAGTTGAAATGTGTTGTTTATGATCTTCCACAGGTTGTAGCAAACTTGTCATCAGCATGTGATAATTTAAGTTACGTTGGTGGAGACATGTTCAAATCTATCCCTCAAGCTGATGCAATTATGCTAAAG TGGATTTTACATGACTGGACTGATGAAATATGCATAAAGATTCTAAAAACTTGTAAAGAGTCTGTTTCAAGCAACGGCAAAAAAGGAAAAGTGATTATTatggatataataataaatgaagaggatgatgagaAAGATATGACTGAAACAAAGTTATGTTTGGATTTAATCATGATGGGGATTAATGGAAAAGAGAGAACTGGAAAAGAATGGAAGCACCTCTTCGTTGAAGCAGGGTTCAAAGACTATAAAATATTTCCATTATTTGGCTTTAGATCTCTTATTGAAGCTTATCCTTAA
- the LOC112418619 gene encoding uncharacterized protein, producing the protein MVLVDRGGLWYRVLVARWLGDVPFCIRLRRLFDLASNKLSTVANMVALGGEVDGEAWGWRRRLRVWEEEMLEECFGGVLRNHSDTYISGFSGYINSPSDILFAELMALYQGLRLAINLNFEEVACYSDSLLTVNLIKQDICQYHVYAVIIQNIKDLPSSRNFSLEHSLREGNQCANYMAKFGASTDVAFTVHSSPPELLIPLLRTDEIGSIFIRR; encoded by the exons atggtgttggtggATAGAGGCGGGTTATGGTATAGGGTTTTGGTAGCGCG GTGGCTTGGTGATGTTCCTTTTTGTATCAGGTTGCGTCGCCTATTTGACTTAGCGTCTAATAAGCTGAGCACAGTAGCTAATATGGTTGCCCTTGGTGGGGAGGTTGACGGAGAGGCGTGGGGCTGGAGGCGTAGGTTGAgggtgtgggaggaggagatgcTAGAGGAGT GTTTTGGTGGAGTATTGCGCAACCATTCCGACACCTACATATCAGGCTTTTCAGGTTATATAAACAGCCCTTCAGACATTCTGTTCGCGGAACTTATGGCCCTTTATCAAGGATTAAGGTTAGCTATCAACTTAAATTTTGAGGAAGTGGCCTGCTATTCAGATTCTCTCCTCACCGTCAATCTCATCAAGCAAGATATCTGTCAGTACCATGTTTACGCGGTTATCATTCAAAACATCAAAGACCTACCAAGCTCTAGAAATTTCTCTCTTGAACATTCGCTTAGAGAAGGTAACCAATGCGCGAATTATATGGCCAAATTTGGAGCTTCGACTGATGTTGCTTTCACGGTTCACTCTTCGCCTCCGGAGTTACTTATTCCTCTGTTGAGAACAGATGAGATAGGTTCTATTTTTATTAGGCGCTAg
- the LOC25484507 gene encoding PHD finger protein At1g33420, producing MVVSGGKSLKRMKRRVTADYHDFFSFPSPSLAASESFSGGPFRSNVHSFLTKYALLPPPSALFPHLLTWQILFRVGEITEGGESGPAVICLDVVEEDVARSRSVYCDQCRVFGCSGNPVCSKRYHFIIKTDGRSIGGYHKPCMCCGDILHLSESKCKSCNHVTTSDDVEDWVYHQLENTSHLLHGVVHANGYGHLLRVNGREGGSRFLSGCHIMDFWDRLCKTLGARKVSVMDVSKKYGLEYRLLHAIMKGNPWYGEWGYNFGSGSYCLTQEAYKSAVESLSNLPLSIFLSQEQKPHSRVQDMILYYRSLSEHELVNMRDLFCFLMGMLHDARKTASKSDDITCKKRRINASGLSSSWEKNDVERVEEAMLRVLRAVSGSNWVSGRALRGAVCKLACPELLDYCLAELGGKVVYGGIVNSRCNPQTGVNEFRIDATNVFMANHNSSGSKRPSEENLLQCLRYLYDSLLHPRMMLNYVDEETRTLAMSSAQKLLDCKQLVKDYCSEMLPVSDLYKLRISCQVELVDQSEDTEAKIPPEIIVLPMNATVSDLKIEAAKAFQEVYLMFRKFQVDELVGYGGVEDSTQVKQLLGSNEVVCVRGKYSGKNGLSKFRMERGLERWTVECSCGAKDDDGERMMACDMCGVWRHTRCFGIPDTAPVPARFVCSRCQNCDSKLKSGGHCKDETVASVTTTSGSYMGNSFSVPSNIR from the exons ATGGTCGTTAGCGGCGGCAAATCCTTAAAACGTATGAAAAGAAGAGTCACCGCCGATTACCACGATTTCTTTTCATTTCCTTCACCATCCCTCGCTGCATCAGAGAGTTTCTCCGGCGGACCTTTTCGTTCTAATGTTCACTCTTTTCTCACCAAGTACGCGCTTCTTCCACCGCCTTCGGCGTTGTTTCCGCACTTGCTGACGTGGCAGATCCTCTTCCGTGTCGGTGAGATCACCGAAGGGGGTGAATCGGGTCCGGCGGTGATTTGCCTTGACGTTGTGGAAGAGGATGTTGCTAGATCCAGATCTGTGTATTGTGATCAGTGCCGAGTTTTCG GTTGCAGCGGAAATCCTGTGTGCAGTAAGCGTTACCATTTTATAATCAAAACTGATGGGAGATCCATTGGTGGATACCATAAACCGTGTATGTGCTGTGGAGATATTTTGCATTTGTCAGAATCCAA GTGCAAGTCATGTAACCATGTGACAACCAGTGATGATGTTGAAGACTGGGTGTACCACCAACTAGAGAACACAAGTCATCTTTTACATGGTGTAGTCCATGCCAATGGTTATGGGCACCTTCTTCGGGTTAATGGCAGAGAAGGGGGATCTAGATTTCTTTCTGGTTGCCATATTATGGATTTCTGGGATCGCCTATGCAAGACACTTGGAGCTAG AAAAGTTAGTGTGATGGATGTTTCGAAGAAATATGGGCTAGAGTATCGCTTGCTCCATGCCATTATGAAGGGAAATCCGTGGTATGGTGAGTGGGGATATAATTTTGGCTCTGGTAGCTATTGTCTCACACAGGAAGCATACAAGTCTGCTGTTGAAAGCCTATCCAATCTACCCTTGTCCATCTTCCTCTCCCAGGAACAGAAGCCGCATTCACGTGTGCAGGATATGATTTTGTATTACCGGTCTTTGTCAGAGCATGAGCTTGTAAATATGAGGgacctattttgttttttgatgggTATGTTACATGATGCTCGCAAGACAGCCTCTAAGTCTGATGACATAACCTGCAAGAAGCGGCGGATCAATGCTTCTGGATTATCAAGTTCTTGGGAAAAGAATGACGTTGAACGTGTGGAGGAAGCCATGCTCAGAGTGCTGCGGGCAGTGTCTGGGTCTAATTGGGTGAGTGGCCGAGCTCTTAGGGGTGCTGTTTGCAAGTTGGCCTGTCCAGAGCTTCTTGATTATTGCCTTGCTGAACTGGGAGGAAAAGTGGTCTATGGTGGGATTGTTAATAGCAGATGCAATCCTCAAACTGGAGTGAATGAATTCAG GATTGATGCTACAAATGTTTTTATGGCCAACCATAATTCTTCAGGCTCAAAGCGCCCTTCTGAAGAGAATCTCCTGCAATGCTTGAGATATTTATACGACTCTCTGCTTCATCCTCGGATGATGCTAAACTATGTTGATGAAGAGACAAGAACTCTTGCAATGAGCTCGGCTCAGAAGCTTCTTGACTGCAAGCAATTAGTAAAAGATTATTGCTCTGAGATGCTGCCAGTGTCTGATTTGTATAAACTACGTATCTCATGTCAGGTTGAATTAGTTGACCAATCTGAAGATACTGAAGCCAAAATTCCACCAGAAATAATTGTGCTGCCCATGAACGCCACGGTGTCTGACCTAAAGATTGAAGCAGCAAAAGCTTTTCAAGAAGTATATCTAATGTTTAGAAAATTTCAAGTTGACGAACTAGTTGGCTACGGCGGTGTAGAAGATTCCACCCAGGTCAAGCAATTGTTGGGATCAAATGAAGTGGTTTGTGTCCGAGGAAAATACTCCGGGAAGAATGGGTTGAGCAAGTTTCGAATGGAACGTGGACTTGAGAGGTGGACTGTCGAGTGCAGCTGTGGTGCTAAGGATGATGATGGAGAGAGAATGATGGCTTGTGATATGTGTGGTGTGTGGCGGCACACTAGGTGTTTTGGCATTCCTGATACTGCTCCTGTTCCAGCCCGTTTTGTTTGTTCGAGATGCCAAAACTGTGACTCAAAGCTTAAATCCGGTGGGCACTGTAAAGATGAGACTGTGGCTAGTGTTACTACAACTAGTGGTAGTTACATGGGAAACAGCTTTTCAGTGCCTTCTAATATTCGTTAA